A portion of the Bacillus oleivorans genome contains these proteins:
- the msrB gene encoding peptide-methionine (R)-S-oxide reductase MsrB, protein MKKDELRTKLTPIQYEVTQKNGTEPPFHNEYWDNFQEGIYVDIVSGKPLFSSKDKYDAGCGWPSFTKPIESQEIAENLDTSFGMIRTEVRSKTADSHLGHVFDDGPGENGLRYCINSAALKFIPVEEMEEQGYGEYLKFFKKQK, encoded by the coding sequence AATTACGTACTAAATTAACTCCCATTCAGTATGAAGTCACACAAAAAAATGGTACTGAACCGCCGTTTCATAATGAATATTGGGACAACTTTCAAGAGGGAATCTATGTCGATATTGTTTCAGGCAAGCCCTTATTTAGCTCAAAGGATAAATATGATGCAGGCTGTGGATGGCCGAGTTTCACAAAGCCGATAGAGTCACAGGAAATCGCAGAAAATCTGGATACAAGTTTCGGAATGATCCGTACTGAAGTCAGGAGTAAAACAGCAGATTCACACCTAGGTCATGTGTTTGATGATGGCCCTGGTGAAAATGGATTAAGATATTGTATTAATTCTGCTGCTTTAAAGTTTATACCGGTAGAGGAAATGGAAGAACAAGGCTATGGCGAGTATTTAAAGTTCTTTAAAAAACAGAAATAA